From Methanococcus maripaludis, the proteins below share one genomic window:
- a CDS encoding signal recognition particle subunit SRP19/SEC65 family protein codes for MKEIILWPAYIDLKRTKNEGRKVPKEIAVQNPKLKDIASKIKKMGLEYSVENKKSYPKESWEICGYIKVKVDESTSKLQFLKEICNNMK; via the coding sequence ATGAAGGAAATAATTTTATGGCCCGCGTATATTGATCTAAAAAGAACCAAAAACGAAGGAAGGAAAGTTCCAAAAGAAATTGCAGTTCAAAACCCGAAATTAAAAGATATTGCGAGCAAAATAAAAAAAATGGGTTTGGAATATAGTGTTGAAAATAAAAAAAGTTATCCTAAAGAATCTTGGGAAATTTGCGGATACATAAAAGTAAAAGTGGATGAAAGTACTTCAAAATTACAATTTTTAAAAGAGATATGTAATAACATGAAATAA
- the rpe gene encoding ribulose-phosphate 3-epimerase, whose protein sequence is MVMIGASILSADYGHMAEEVKKAEEGNVDFFHVDIMDGHFVPNLSMGLRVPHYLKSITDVPIDVHLMVENPDLFIPKLADAADMIAFHAESSKYLFRTVDLIKEHDAKPIVALNPSTPIGNVEYVLENLYGVLVMTVEPGFSGQSFINPMIKKIDNLKNKILTEGYDTKIFVDGGINLETAPKAVEAGADGLIAASAIYGKEDVKKAVNDLRNSANFRI, encoded by the coding sequence ATGGTAATGATTGGTGCATCTATTCTTTCTGCAGATTACGGTCACATGGCAGAGGAAGTAAAAAAGGCTGAAGAAGGAAATGTTGATTTTTTCCACGTGGATATTATGGACGGACACTTTGTACCAAATTTAAGTATGGGGCTTAGAGTTCCCCACTATTTGAAAAGTATAACTGACGTTCCAATTGACGTACACTTAATGGTTGAAAATCCTGATTTATTTATTCCTAAACTGGCAGATGCTGCAGATATGATTGCATTTCACGCAGAATCCAGTAAATATTTATTTAGAACTGTTGACCTGATAAAAGAACACGATGCAAAGCCAATAGTTGCATTAAACCCCTCAACACCGATCGGTAACGTGGAATACGTTTTAGAAAATTTATATGGTGTTTTGGTAATGACTGTTGAACCGGGCTTTTCAGGACAGTCTTTTATAAATCCGATGATTAAAAAAATAGATAATTTAAAAAACAAAATATTGACTGAAGGGTACGATACAAAAATCTTTGTAGATGGTGGAATTAACCTGGAAACTGCGCCAAAAGCTGTTGAAGCAGGTGCAGATGGGCTTATTGCAGCTTCAGCAATATATGGAAAGGAAGACGTTAAAAAAGCAGTGAATGATTTAAGAAATTCTGCAAATTTTAGGATTTAA
- a CDS encoding transketolase family protein: MKGTKKGMREAYGETLAELGEVNENIVVLDADLSGSTKTGIFAKKYPERFFNAGIAEQNMMGMAAGLSRTGKTVFASTFAMFATGRAWEQIRNSIAYPGLNVKICATHSGVTVGEDGASHEMTEDIAIMRAIPKMIVISPSDYLETKNAVRWAANYEGPVYVRMPRGNTEIIFENEEEAKFEFGKARILKEGTDITLIATGELVPEALNASKILSEKGISAQVIAIATIKPIDKDAIKNSKDFIVSIEDHSIIGGLGGAISEVIAEEGLNKKLLRVGINDEFGKSGKAGDLLKYYKLDSESIAETVMNAYKK, translated from the coding sequence ATGAAAGGAACAAAAAAAGGAATGAGAGAAGCCTACGGTGAAACCTTAGCGGAACTTGGTGAAGTAAATGAAAATATTGTAGTACTTGATGCTGATTTATCAGGTTCTACTAAAACAGGAATTTTTGCTAAAAAATATCCTGAAAGATTTTTCAATGCAGGAATTGCAGAACAAAACATGATGGGTATGGCAGCAGGACTTTCAAGAACTGGAAAAACTGTGTTCGCATCAACTTTTGCAATGTTTGCAACAGGAAGAGCATGGGAGCAAATTAGAAATTCTATCGCATATCCTGGTTTAAACGTAAAAATATGTGCAACACACAGTGGCGTTACAGTTGGTGAAGATGGAGCATCCCACGAAATGACTGAAGACATTGCAATAATGAGAGCAATCCCAAAAATGATTGTAATTTCCCCATCTGACTATTTGGAAACAAAAAATGCCGTTAGGTGGGCTGCAAATTACGAAGGTCCAGTTTATGTAAGAATGCCAAGAGGGAATACTGAAATAATTTTTGAAAACGAAGAAGAAGCAAAATTCGAGTTTGGAAAAGCAAGAATTTTAAAAGAAGGAACTGACATTACACTCATTGCAACAGGAGAGCTCGTTCCAGAGGCACTCAATGCTTCAAAAATACTTTCTGAAAAAGGAATATCTGCACAGGTTATTGCAATTGCGACAATAAAGCCAATTGATAAAGATGCAATAAAAAATTCAAAAGATTTCATAGTTTCAATCGAGGATCACAGTATCATCGGCGGACTTGGCGGAGCAATTTCTGAAGTAATTGCAGAAGAAGGATTGAATAAAAAACTCCTTAGAGTTGGTATCAACGACGAGTTTGGAAAATCTGGAAAAGCAGGAGATTTATTAAAATATTATAAACTCGATTCAGAGAGTATTGCAGAAACCGTGATGAATGCATACAAAAAATAA
- the pyrI gene encoding aspartate carbamoyltransferase regulatory subunit: MKRELKVKPIENGTVIDHISGSKALKVYKILNIEEKLPITLALNVPSKKGVTKDILKIEGLELSKDDVNKIALISPDATINIIKEGKVIKKFKVDIPKRIDGIIKCTNPNCITNKENIESRFSIEQKNTLKIRCEYCEKFINSIIISK; encoded by the coding sequence ATGAAACGGGAACTCAAAGTAAAACCCATTGAAAACGGAACTGTTATCGACCATATCAGTGGATCAAAAGCACTGAAAGTCTATAAAATACTAAATATCGAAGAAAAACTCCCAATAACACTTGCACTAAACGTGCCGTCAAAAAAAGGCGTTACAAAAGATATTTTAAAAATTGAAGGGCTTGAACTCTCAAAAGACGATGTAAACAAAATTGCGTTAATTTCACCAGATGCAACGATAAACATCATAAAAGAAGGAAAAGTCATAAAAAAATTTAAAGTAGACATTCCAAAAAGAATTGACGGAATAATCAAATGCACCAATCCAAACTGCATCACGAATAAAGAAAATATCGAAAGCAGATTCTCAATCGAACAGAAAAACACGTTAAAAATCAGGTGCGAATACTGCGAAAAATTCATTAATTCAATTATAATCTCAAAATAA
- a CDS encoding transketolase — MKNTKNLNFEELAVKSKSLRYNIVKMIGLAESGHPGGSLSAIDIVSSLYYNIMNYDPKDPKQDSRDRFILSKGHACPALYVTLADLGYFKEEELWNLRQLGALLQGHPTIEIPGIEVNTGSLGQGFSSSVGVAIGCKLNKYENNVFVLLGDGECQEGQVWEAAMAAAHYKLDNLIGFVDRNKLQIDGCTEDVMCLMDLKAKFSAFGFDVFEIDGHNFEEIVKTAELAKTMKNGKPKMIIANTIKGKGVSFMENNVGFHGKAPNKEELEKALAELQ; from the coding sequence ATGAAAAACACAAAAAATTTGAATTTTGAAGAATTAGCTGTTAAATCAAAAAGTTTAAGATATAATATTGTAAAAATGATAGGACTTGCAGAATCTGGACACCCTGGGGGATCCCTTTCAGCAATTGACATTGTATCATCTCTTTACTACAATATTATGAACTATGATCCAAAAGATCCAAAACAGGATTCAAGAGATCGGTTTATTTTAAGTAAAGGTCACGCATGCCCTGCACTTTATGTAACCCTTGCAGATCTGGGCTATTTTAAAGAAGAAGAATTATGGAATTTAAGACAGCTCGGAGCTCTTTTACAAGGACACCCTACAATCGAGATTCCTGGAATTGAAGTAAATACTGGTTCATTAGGACAGGGATTTTCATCATCAGTTGGTGTTGCTATCGGATGTAAATTAAATAAATACGAAAATAACGTGTTCGTTCTTTTAGGGGATGGAGAATGTCAAGAAGGACAGGTTTGGGAAGCTGCAATGGCTGCGGCACACTACAAACTCGATAATTTAATTGGTTTTGTTGATAGAAACAAACTCCAGATTGACGGATGTACTGAAGATGTAATGTGTTTAATGGACTTGAAAGCTAAATTTTCTGCATTCGGTTTTGATGTATTTGAAATTGACGGCCACAACTTCGAAGAAATTGTTAAAACCGCAGAACTTGCAAAAACAATGAAAAACGGAAAGCCAAAAATGATTATCGCAAATACGATAAAAGGAAAAGGCGTATCATTCATGGAAAATAACGTTGGCTTCCACGGAAAAGCTCCAAATAAAGAAGAGCTTGAAAAAGCACTCGCAGAACTTCAATAA
- the sucC gene encoding ADP-forming succinate--CoA ligase subunit beta: MKLHEYEAKEIFKENNIPIPKNKLVCGKVESIDYPVVIKAQVLVGGRGKAGGILFADNVDDANEKIESLIGNTVKGELVEKVLLEEQIKIAKEYYVGVVVNRNEKNNVVIFSTEGGVDIEEVSSKTPEKIIKLSLNPEKEFLPYLARGMLKKAGIPSQEIPKVADVLCKVYKAFKDMDGILAEINPLVFTEDGKIIAADAVLNIDDDAYFRHNYEKFEEFNKQEKSEFAYVELDGDIAVIGNGAGLTLASMDIVKEFGGNPACFLDVGGGSNRETVKKALLKATSRKNVKGAFINILGGITRCDEVSMGIVDVLKENPNLKFAVRMMGTNEEEGRKILSENGISFESSMEGAAKALTGLINS; this comes from the coding sequence ATGAAATTACACGAATACGAAGCAAAGGAAATTTTTAAAGAAAATAATATCCCTATTCCAAAAAATAAACTTGTATGTGGAAAAGTTGAAAGCATCGACTATCCTGTTGTCATAAAAGCGCAAGTTTTAGTTGGTGGAAGAGGTAAAGCTGGCGGAATCTTATTTGCAGATAATGTCGATGATGCAAACGAAAAAATTGAATCATTAATTGGAAACACGGTAAAAGGAGAACTTGTTGAAAAAGTACTCCTTGAAGAGCAGATAAAAATTGCAAAAGAGTATTATGTTGGCGTTGTTGTTAATAGAAACGAAAAAAACAATGTTGTTATATTTTCAACAGAAGGCGGAGTAGATATCGAAGAAGTATCTTCGAAAACTCCCGAAAAAATAATAAAATTATCATTAAACCCTGAAAAAGAATTTTTACCATACCTTGCAAGAGGTATGCTTAAAAAAGCAGGCATTCCAAGCCAGGAAATTCCAAAAGTAGCAGATGTATTATGCAAAGTTTATAAAGCATTCAAAGACATGGATGGAATTTTAGCCGAAATAAACCCGCTTGTATTTACTGAAGATGGAAAAATCATTGCTGCTGATGCGGTTTTGAATATTGACGACGATGCATACTTTAGACATAACTACGAGAAATTTGAAGAATTTAATAAACAGGAAAAATCCGAATTTGCATATGTTGAACTTGATGGAGACATTGCAGTTATTGGAAACGGTGCAGGACTCACCCTTGCAAGCATGGACATTGTAAAAGAATTTGGCGGAAACCCTGCATGTTTCTTAGATGTTGGCGGTGGTTCAAATAGGGAAACTGTAAAAAAAGCACTTTTAAAAGCAACATCCCGGAAAAACGTTAAAGGGGCATTCATAAACATTCTTGGCGGAATTACAAGGTGTGATGAAGTTTCGATGGGAATTGTAGATGTTTTAAAAGAAAATCCAAATCTTAAGTTTGCTGTTAGGATGATGGGAACAAATGAAGAAGAAGGAAGAAAAATATTATCTGAAAACGGAATAAGCTTCGAAAGCTCGATGGAAGGGGCTGCAAAAGCACTTACTGGATTAATAAATAGTTAA
- a CDS encoding oligosaccharide repeat unit polymerase family protein, with translation MKKFLELNLQKIGPHHIFVGLVCIFVLLSNVTTLSACIVLFSSVFFYISFIAGQNIFKKLDFRPFEVNYKFHEKIGLFLLLFGIFFTIMDLLWVRGVPLFDPTSRKFLSVIYTAFSHTLPLGWAIVISSSKLSTKKIFLYSGVFAALIALLGYRTQVVVLLLSTIFAMYYSEKIKNKLMIYSLIGLALVVCGLSFLRHFILNIGGNPILSRIDLTMSIFDLIVKNFNGNFQGVIHNAVFSSYGLIDGPKYGPRTLIANSIGVTGVTITPTIFGAVLMDFGTLGLVPYFGIFGLLMGLSNEVSGKLKGLYLGFYSIMVSYLIVGIETGILDLDVVVMYFLGVISTFYGIFRGILNAKK, from the coding sequence ATGAAGAAGTTTTTGGAACTTAATTTACAAAAAATCGGACCACACCACATATTTGTTGGTTTAGTATGTATTTTTGTACTTCTATCAAATGTTACCACGCTTTCGGCATGTATTGTATTATTTTCATCAGTATTTTTTTATATTTCTTTTATTGCAGGGCAAAATATCTTTAAAAAATTGGATTTTAGGCCTTTCGAAGTAAATTATAAGTTTCATGAAAAGATAGGGCTTTTTTTACTTTTATTTGGTATTTTTTTCACGATAATGGATCTTTTATGGGTTAGGGGAGTTCCACTCTTTGATCCAACCTCTAGAAAATTTTTAAGTGTTATATATACTGCATTTTCGCATACACTTCCATTAGGTTGGGCCATAGTAATTTCAAGTTCCAAATTAAGTACTAAAAAAATATTTTTGTATTCTGGAGTATTTGCAGCGTTAATAGCACTTTTAGGCTACCGTACACAAGTTGTGGTGTTATTACTTTCAACAATTTTTGCAATGTACTATTCAGAAAAAATAAAAAATAAACTCATGATTTATTCATTAATCGGACTTGCGCTGGTCGTTTGTGGACTTTCATTTTTAAGGCATTTTATATTAAATATTGGTGGAAACCCCATACTTTCAAGAATAGATCTTACAATGAGTATATTTGATCTTATTGTCAAGAATTTCAATGGTAATTTTCAAGGAGTCATCCATAACGCCGTATTTTCATCATATGGGTTAATTGATGGTCCAAAATATGGTCCAAGAACGTTAATTGCAAACAGTATTGGGGTAACTGGCGTTACAATCACACCAACAATATTTGGTGCAGTCTTAATGGATTTTGGAACGCTCGGGCTCGTTCCCTATTTCGGGATTTTTGGGCTTTTAATGGGACTTTCAAACGAGGTTTCAGGTAAATTAAAAGGTTTATATTTGGGATTTTATTCAATAATGGTATCTTACTTGATTGTAGGGATTGAAACAGGTATTTTGGATCTTGATGTGGTTGTAATGTATTTTTTAGGTGTAATTTCCACATTTTATGGGATTTTTAGGGGGATTTTAAATGCTAAAAAATAA
- the corA gene encoding magnesium/cobalt transporter CorA, with product MLEILGYHAGSFEVLNLDDVNSEHDLIWIDCYDPSDVELIELSKKIEIETDELSLGLDEQEVPRVEEEDTYYTIIFKAPLFEEDITTTSFGLYVKDNIILTIHADKIKSIGRLYNLVKTKKPKTLLDKGKGFFIYTILNQITISYSRILVNLEDQLDILEDRIVQEQNKNMTEEILQLRKMLVYFHKALISNKDVISVLKRKYLSITTQEDRWEFEDLYYDILQLIDMETTYRELLSSMMDMSLSIENIRMNQVMKILTMITALFAVPMWITGIYGMNFKYMPLSESPYGFWVISLVSIAFILVISRIFVKEKWIK from the coding sequence ATGCTTGAAATTCTTGGTTACCATGCTGGATCTTTTGAAGTTTTGAATTTGGATGACGTAAATAGTGAACACGATCTTATATGGATTGACTGTTATGACCCCTCAGACGTGGAATTAATTGAACTTTCTAAAAAAATAGAAATAGAAACTGATGAATTAAGTCTTGGGCTCGATGAGCAGGAAGTTCCAAGGGTCGAAGAAGAAGATACTTACTATACAATTATTTTTAAAGCCCCGTTATTTGAAGAAGACATCACAACTACTTCTTTTGGACTTTACGTAAAAGATAACATCATCCTGACGATTCATGCGGATAAAATCAAGTCAATTGGGCGACTCTACAATCTTGTAAAGACAAAAAAGCCAAAAACCCTTCTCGATAAAGGAAAAGGATTTTTTATATACACAATTTTAAACCAGATTACGATAAGCTATTCGAGAATTCTTGTAAACCTTGAAGATCAACTGGATATTTTAGAAGACAGAATAGTTCAGGAACAGAATAAAAACATGACCGAAGAAATATTACAGCTTAGAAAAATGCTTGTATATTTCCACAAGGCTCTTATATCAAACAAAGATGTTATTTCAGTTTTAAAACGAAAGTATCTTTCAATAACCACTCAGGAAGATAGGTGGGAATTTGAAGATTTATACTACGATATTCTGCAGTTAATTGACATGGAAACAACGTATCGTGAGCTTTTATCGTCAATGATGGATATGTCACTTTCGATTGAAAACATAAGAATGAATCAGGTAATGAAAATTCTTACAATGATTACTGCACTTTTTGCCGTTCCAATGTGGATTACTGGAATATATGGAATGAATTTTAAGTACATGCCTCTTTCAGAGAGCCCTTATGGATTTTGGGTAATTTCTTTAGTATCTATTGCGTTTATACTGGTAATCAGTCGCATATTCGTGAAAGAAAAATGGATTAAATAA
- a CDS encoding DUF373 family protein, whose protein sequence is MVSIKDIGKDYNVPEDKKYLVIVVDMDDDVGRKANIRTPILSREDNINAAVKLGLTDPGDSDVNSILGGIQHYDHLKKEGKDVEIATISGDIDIESEVCAIKIKEQIDFLIYLYEPNFIYLVSDGKEDEMVLKYLELKDIFVWKKRIVIKQNESLESTYYLVQEFIKKTMSQYIPLIFTSIGFAMILYAVFSDLGWRIIAGLIGIYILSEGVGLVESVKKTLSESKKGLEVGKLSPFGNILGFLILLVGILYSYRASVDPELTVFFGKFLLNIANPLTLGFVLLVLVHFIDDLIHTEKSILRLLKRLFFNVVLAFMLRQMLIVSSGYLIGYSTEFTGLVMYILAYVSILIVLSVVLFHEPKSREGLIEE, encoded by the coding sequence ATGGTATCAATAAAAGATATCGGCAAAGATTATAACGTTCCCGAAGATAAAAAGTATCTAGTTATTGTCGTTGACATGGACGACGATGTTGGAAGAAAAGCAAATATTAGGACCCCTATTTTAAGTAGGGAGGATAATATCAATGCAGCGGTAAAGCTCGGGCTAACCGATCCAGGAGATAGTGATGTAAATTCCATACTTGGTGGAATTCAGCACTACGACCATTTAAAGAAAGAAGGAAAAGATGTTGAAATTGCAACAATTTCTGGGGATATTGATATCGAATCAGAGGTATGTGCAATTAAAATTAAGGAACAAATCGACTTTTTAATTTATCTCTATGAACCTAACTTCATTTATCTCGTTTCAGATGGGAAAGAAGACGAAATGGTTTTAAAATACCTTGAATTAAAGGATATTTTTGTCTGGAAAAAGAGAATTGTAATTAAACAAAATGAATCTCTTGAATCAACATACTATCTCGTGCAGGAATTTATAAAAAAGACTATGTCGCAGTACATTCCGTTAATATTTACATCTATCGGTTTTGCAATGATTTTGTATGCCGTATTTTCCGATCTAGGGTGGAGAATAATTGCAGGGCTTATTGGAATTTACATCCTGTCTGAAGGCGTTGGATTAGTTGAATCTGTTAAAAAAACACTTAGTGAAAGCAAAAAGGGTCTTGAAGTTGGAAAACTATCTCCTTTTGGAAATATTTTGGGATTTTTGATACTTCTTGTAGGTATACTTTATTCTTACAGGGCTTCGGTGGATCCCGAACTAACGGTATTTTTCGGAAAATTCCTGTTAAATATTGCAAATCCGTTAACGTTAGGCTTTGTGCTTTTAGTACTTGTTCATTTCATAGATGACTTAATACACACTGAAAAAAGTATACTTAGGCTTTTAAAAAGGCTATTCTTTAACGTAGTTTTAGCATTCATGCTCAGACAGATGCTGATTGTTTCATCAGGTTATTTAATTGGATATAGCACTGAATTTACCGGTCTTGTAATGTATATTTTAGCATATGTATCTATATTAATTGTACTTTCGGTTGTATTATTTCACGAACCAAAAAGCAGAGAAGGGTTAATTGAAGAGTAG
- a CDS encoding oligosaccharide repeat unit polymerase family protein — MLKNNFEKSKNYFKEKYGLGLDNPIVIIFIGYFLIFLLAIPYFGEFGLNSLLKMILVVFGNLAIFSIPFFINFEKKMKLDKLNLKMFSGILLGFSMFFGVFVLSGSVLSAMLFSGLVFLILHIFIKNYCSEKISKIMFLIGVVSFLAMVLIYGTLPITDYTVRMAISDDPLRLISSGALTFASLFNFGYFLVSFAILAVTGYKANVLVLIVAFLLYNYKNNKISAKKIFLIGIFTVLFLGIMAKAILSSSGQSWSLNFLEILSYRAYFDLMTLEKIIMYPTALYGKIAFTPGGESLIGEIIHGYRHNITSTLFGPIYLDLGYYSLIFSLIFGIISKLIYKKSDTKIYSIYGAVLLSMCEIGINYGFLVTMLMFLYVSENLHKKPIINKKIF, encoded by the coding sequence ATGCTAAAAAATAATTTTGAAAAATCTAAAAATTATTTTAAAGAAAAATACGGGCTAGGACTTGATAACCCCATAGTAATAATTTTTATTGGATATTTCCTGATATTTTTGCTCGCAATTCCATATTTTGGAGAATTTGGGTTAAATTCCCTTTTAAAAATGATATTGGTTGTATTTGGAAATTTGGCTATTTTTTCGATTCCATTTTTTATAAATTTTGAAAAAAAGATGAAATTAGATAAATTAAATTTAAAAATGTTTTCAGGGATTTTGCTTGGATTTTCCATGTTTTTTGGAGTTTTTGTTCTTTCCGGGAGTGTATTGTCGGCAATGCTATTTTCAGGACTTGTATTTTTAATTCTACATATTTTTATAAAGAATTATTGCTCTGAAAAAATAAGTAAAATCATGTTTTTAATTGGTGTAGTTTCATTTCTTGCAATGGTTTTAATTTATGGAACTCTTCCAATTACCGATTACACAGTCAGAATGGCAATTTCAGATGATCCTTTAAGATTAATTTCTTCGGGTGCGCTCACGTTTGCAAGCCTCTTTAATTTTGGATATTTTTTAGTATCTTTCGCAATTTTGGCAGTAACGGGGTACAAAGCAAATGTTTTGGTATTAATCGTTGCATTTTTGCTTTATAATTACAAAAATAATAAAATAAGTGCAAAAAAAATATTTTTAATTGGAATATTTACCGTGTTATTTTTAGGAATAATGGCAAAAGCAATTCTTTCATCATCGGGTCAATCATGGAGCCTTAATTTTTTAGAAATTTTATCATACCGGGCTTATTTTGATTTGATGACCTTAGAAAAGATTATAATGTACCCTACGGCATTATACGGAAAAATTGCATTTACACCTGGTGGGGAGTCTTTAATTGGCGAAATAATTCATGGTTACAGACATAATATTACGTCAACCCTTTTTGGTCCGATTTATTTGGATCTGGGTTATTACAGCTTAATTTTTTCATTAATATTTGGAATAATCAGTAAGTTAATATATAAAAAGAGCGATACTAAAATATATTCTATTTATGGTGCTGTATTGTTATCAATGTGCGAAATCGGCATCAATTACGGTTTTTTAGTTACGATGTTAATGTTTTTGTATGTTTCAGAAAATCTGCATAAAAAGCCCATAATTAATAAAAAAATATTTTAA
- a CDS encoding TrmB family transcriptional regulator sugar-binding domain-containing protein, with protein MKKIGILEFLVLISILVTALAIGYNFLSPTSEAYTFDGEEMYKCAWVSENIMLKGFPLYADIDGRWTADSSDFSDRVQILAASGGTLTVAYNDTEMTIGGKLASKEDIAASNIYLVPLGNTIIRYNLDSLNGTSFSEISDIIYDDIGNDLNILEVDIDGSFAIDSETFSPTEQLEVINYFKYESALPKMSFVDGGLILKGDFNLNDLKNLDGLLNPQKIVTSNIEVNIIVENATNEIKTEKYNNAKLITWM; from the coding sequence ATGAAAAAAATCGGAATTTTAGAATTTTTAGTTTTAATTTCAATTTTAGTTACGGCCCTTGCAATCGGTTATAATTTTTTAAGCCCAACGTCAGAAGCGTATACTTTTGATGGGGAAGAAATGTACAAATGTGCATGGGTTTCTGAAAATATAATGCTCAAAGGTTTTCCGCTCTACGCAGATATTGATGGAAGATGGACTGCAGATTCTTCAGACTTTTCTGATCGAGTACAAATTTTAGCTGCAAGTGGTGGAACTCTTACCGTTGCATACAACGATACTGAAATGACGATTGGTGGAAAACTTGCTTCAAAAGAAGATATTGCAGCAAGTAACATATATCTGGTTCCTTTAGGAAACACAATTATTAGATATAACTTGGACTCTTTAAATGGAACTTCATTTTCAGAAATAAGCGATATTATTTACGATGACATTGGCAATGACTTAAATATTCTTGAAGTTGATATTGATGGTTCATTTGCGATTGATTCGGAAACTTTTTCACCAACAGAACAACTTGAAGTTATAAATTATTTCAAATATGAATCAGCTCTGCCAAAAATGAGTTTTGTAGATGGCGGTTTAATATTAAAAGGAGATTTTAATTTAAACGACTTGAAAAACTTGGATGGCTTATTAAATCCTCAAAAAATCGTTACATCAAATATTGAAGTAAATATAATTGTGGAAAACGCTACTAATGAAATAAAAACTGAAAAATACAATAATGCAAAACTAATAACCTGGATGTAA
- a CDS encoding TfuA-like protein yields the protein MKIAIFSKLTIKEDEIRKKLENFDVDIFPPIKRGDLTSEKIFDYDIIGIIDGCFLQSTAVAHREILKVIENNITVFGAGSMGALRASELDTCGMIGVGSVYNLYKNGIITDDDEVAVTFDDNLNQITFSMISFREMINNALNEKIIDENDLKRLITSGKELYYPLRTFENVIEKSGISGEKREVLEKFLKNQPDIKRNDAFEMLEEIIKYIEKQ from the coding sequence ATGAAAATAGCTATTTTTTCCAAACTAACTATTAAAGAAGACGAAATAAGAAAAAAACTGGAAAATTTTGATGTCGATATATTTCCGCCAATAAAACGTGGGGATTTAACGTCTGAAAAAATCTTTGATTATGATATAATCGGAATAATCGATGGTTGCTTCCTGCAAAGTACTGCTGTTGCTCATCGGGAAATTTTAAAGGTTATTGAAAATAATATTACAGTATTTGGTGCAGGTTCAATGGGCGCATTAAGAGCTTCAGAACTTGATACATGCGGCATGATTGGAGTTGGCTCGGTTTATAATTTATATAAAAACGGAATAATCACAGATGATGACGAAGTTGCAGTTACATTTGATGATAATTTAAATCAGATCACATTTTCGATGATCAGCTTTAGAGAAATGATCAATAATGCATTGAATGAAAAAATAATCGATGAAAATGATTTAAAACGATTGATTACTTCGGGAAAAGAATTATATTACCCACTTAGAACATTTGAAAATGTTATTGAAAAATCAGGAATTTCTGGAGAAAAACGGGAAGTTTTGGAAAAATTTTTAAAAAATCAGCCAGATATAAAAAGAAACGATGCCTTTGAAATGCTCGAAGAAATTATAAAATATATTGAAAAACAGTAA